A DNA window from Pedomonas mirosovicensis contains the following coding sequences:
- the rpsA gene encoding 30S ribosomal protein S1 encodes MSNTIPSRDDFAALLESTLGTAQSFEGRVVKGTITAIENDMVVIDVGLKSEGRVPLKEFAAPGQKAEIQVGDEVDVYVDRIENASGEAMLSRDRARREAAWDKLEAQYSDGVRVEGVIFGRVKGGFTVDLSGAVAFLPGSQVDIRPIRDITPLMNIPQPFQILKMDRRRGNIVVSRRAVLEETRAEQRSGLIQTLAEGQVIEGVVKNITDYGAFIDLGGIDGLLHVTDMSYRRVGHPSEILNIGDTVRVQIIRINRDTQRISLGMKQLESDPWEGAAAKYPVGAKFSGRVTNITDYGAFVELEPGVEGLVHVSEMSWVKKNVHPGKIVSTSQEVEVMVLEVDEDKRRISLGLKQCMDNPWASFAEKHPVGSVVEGEVKNTTEFGLFIGLEGDVDGMVHMSDIAWGKSGEEALASFRRGEMVKAVVLDVDIEKERISLGIKQLDQAGQAAADKRKGDIVTVTVLEVKDGGIEVEIGDGGPTAFIKRSDLSRDRDEQRPDRFQVGQKVDALVVGTDRQTKKPNLSIKALQIAEEQQAVAQYGSTDSGASLGDILGAALSKAKDNR; translated from the coding sequence ATGTCGAACACCATTCCGAGCCGCGACGATTTCGCGGCCCTGCTCGAGAGCACTCTCGGCACCGCGCAGTCGTTTGAAGGCCGCGTTGTAAAGGGCACCATCACCGCCATCGAAAACGACATGGTCGTGATCGACGTCGGCCTGAAGTCCGAAGGCCGCGTGCCGCTGAAGGAATTCGCCGCTCCGGGCCAGAAGGCCGAGATCCAGGTTGGTGACGAAGTCGACGTGTACGTCGACCGCATCGAGAACGCCTCGGGCGAAGCCATGCTGTCGCGCGACCGTGCGCGCCGCGAAGCTGCCTGGGATAAGCTGGAAGCTCAGTACTCCGACGGCGTGCGCGTCGAAGGCGTGATCTTCGGCCGCGTGAAGGGCGGCTTCACCGTCGACCTGTCGGGCGCCGTGGCGTTCCTGCCGGGCAGCCAGGTGGACATCCGTCCGATCCGCGACATCACCCCGCTGATGAACATCCCGCAGCCGTTCCAGATCCTGAAGATGGACCGCCGCCGCGGCAACATCGTGGTCTCCCGCCGCGCCGTTCTGGAGGAAACCCGCGCCGAGCAGCGTTCGGGCCTCATCCAGACCCTGGCCGAGGGTCAGGTGATCGAGGGCGTCGTGAAGAACATCACCGATTACGGTGCGTTCATCGACCTGGGCGGCATCGACGGCCTGCTGCATGTCACCGACATGTCCTACCGCCGCGTCGGCCACCCGTCCGAGATCCTGAACATCGGCGACACCGTCCGCGTTCAGATCATCCGCATCAACCGCGACACCCAGCGCATCTCGCTGGGCATGAAGCAGCTTGAGTCCGATCCGTGGGAAGGCGCTGCCGCCAAGTACCCGGTCGGCGCCAAGTTCTCGGGCCGCGTGACCAACATCACCGACTACGGCGCCTTCGTGGAGCTGGAGCCGGGCGTCGAGGGTCTGGTGCACGTCTCCGAGATGAGCTGGGTGAAGAAGAACGTCCACCCGGGCAAGATCGTTTCGACCTCGCAGGAAGTCGAAGTGATGGTGCTCGAGGTCGACGAGGACAAGCGCCGCATCTCGCTCGGCCTGAAGCAGTGCATGGACAACCCGTGGGCGTCCTTCGCCGAGAAGCACCCGGTGGGTTCGGTCGTCGAGGGCGAAGTCAAGAACACGACCGAGTTCGGTCTGTTCATCGGCCTCGAGGGCGACGTGGACGGCATGGTTCACATGTCGGACATCGCTTGGGGCAAGTCGGGCGAAGAGGCTCTGGCCTCCTTCCGTCGCGGCGAGATGGTCAAGGCCGTCGTTCTCGATGTGGACATCGAGAAGGAGCGCATCAGCCTCGGCATCAAGCAGCTTGACCAGGCTGGCCAGGCCGCTGCCGACAAGCGCAAGGGCGACATCGTGACCGTCACCGTTCTCGAAGTGAAGGACGGCGGCATCGAGGTCGAAATCGGCGATGGCGGCCCGACCGCCTTCATCAAGCGCTCGGACCTGTCGCGCGACCGCGACGAGCAGCGTCCGGACCGCTTCCAGGTCGGCCAGAAGGTGGACGCCCTCGTGGTGGGCACCGACCGCCAGACCAAGAAGCCGAACCTGTCGATCAAGGCGCTCCAGATCGCCGAAGAGCAGCAGGCGGTTGCCCAGTACGGTTCGACCGACTCGGGCGCGTCGCTCGGCGACATTCTGGGTGCGGCCCTCTCGAAGGCCAAGGACAACCGCTAA
- the cmk gene encoding (d)CMP kinase, with protein MIIAVDGPSASGKGTLARRLAQHYGLRHLDTGALYRMVGLAVLLSGGDPADEAAALAAARTIDLSLLEHPELRSEVTGGAASKVAAQPAVRAALLQFQRDFANENGGAVLDGRDIGTVVCPEASVKLFVIARADVRARRRHAELTRYGVEVSYETVLADIEARDARDMNRAVAPLKPAPDALLLDTSDLDIDAAVQQALSLVDSRLAELKLGSRAVRNRP; from the coding sequence ATGATTATCGCCGTCGATGGCCCCTCCGCGTCCGGCAAGGGCACGTTGGCCCGCAGGCTGGCCCAGCATTATGGCCTACGGCATCTGGATACGGGCGCGCTCTACAGGATGGTGGGTCTGGCTGTCCTCCTGTCGGGTGGGGACCCGGCCGACGAGGCGGCGGCGCTGGCGGCGGCCAGGACGATCGATCTCAGCCTGCTGGAGCACCCCGAGCTGCGCTCGGAGGTGACGGGCGGGGCGGCTTCCAAGGTGGCGGCGCAGCCGGCCGTACGGGCGGCGCTGCTGCAGTTCCAGCGGGATTTTGCCAACGAGAACGGCGGCGCGGTGCTGGATGGGCGGGACATCGGCACGGTGGTGTGCCCGGAGGCAAGCGTGAAGCTGTTCGTCATCGCCCGGGCGGACGTGCGTGCCCGGCGACGCCACGCGGAGCTGACCCGCTATGGCGTTGAAGTATCCTACGAGACGGTGCTGGCGGATATCGAGGCGCGCGATGCGCGGGACATGAACCGGGCCGTGGCGCCGCTCAAACCCGCGCCGGACGCGCTCTTGCTCGACACCAGCGATTTAGATATAGACGCTGCGGTTCAGCAGGCCCTGAGTTTGGTAGACTCGCGTCTTGCTGAATTGAAACTCGGTTCCCGCGCCGTTCGTAATCGCCCCTGA
- a CDS encoding integration host factor subunit beta, whose translation MIKSELVQKLAEKNPGLQHKVVERVVTTIFNEIVEALAEGKRVELRGFGAFSTRGRMARTGRNPRTGEAVAVEAKRVPYFKAGKELRERLNEE comes from the coding sequence ATGATCAAGTCGGAGTTGGTCCAGAAACTGGCCGAAAAGAACCCGGGCCTTCAGCACAAGGTGGTTGAGCGGGTGGTCACGACCATCTTCAACGAAATCGTCGAGGCCCTGGCGGAAGGCAAGCGGGTCGAGCTGCGGGGCTTCGGCGCCTTCTCCACGCGCGGACGCATGGCTCGCACCGGACGCAACCCGCGCACCGGCGAGGCGGTGGCCGTGGAGGCCAAGCGGGTTCCTTACTTCAAGGCGGGCAAGGAACTGCGGGAGCGGCTGAACGAGGAGTAG
- a CDS encoding bifunctional folylpolyglutamate synthase/dihydrofolate synthase — MPNTVVETLLAEARSLHPSEIDLSLERLRRLLAKLGDPQDRLPPVFHVAGTNGKGSTVAFLRACLEAAGKRVHVYTSPHLVRYNERIRLAGKLIDDDTLVSTLRDVLQINNGAPITVFEILTAAAFLAFSRTPADACVLEVGMGGRLDATNVVRRPAACGIAQLGLDHTSFLGSTILDIAAEKAGIAKQGVPLVLSRYPRTVTARIGEVAGLAGAKLVLRGQDWDATLYNDAFHYKDSHGKLDLTPPRLIGAHQIDNAGLAIAMLRHQSQVHVPDAAFRAGLGWADWPARLQRIATGPLYDLLPKGAELWLDGGHNPLAGRMLADRFRGHNLAERPFYLVVGMLTTKDAAGFLRPFASRATALYAVPIEGHEHFSPVDLAAMAEAIGLPGQPADSVAAALKAIANGADRQRPPVVLVCGSLYVAGRVLEESGLIPA; from the coding sequence ATGCCCAATACGGTCGTCGAGACCCTGCTGGCCGAAGCGCGGTCGCTGCACCCCAGCGAGATTGACCTCTCGCTGGAGCGGCTGCGCCGGTTGCTGGCAAAGCTCGGCGACCCGCAGGACCGGCTGCCGCCGGTCTTCCACGTGGCGGGCACCAACGGCAAGGGCTCGACCGTTGCTTTCCTGCGCGCCTGTCTGGAAGCGGCGGGCAAGCGGGTGCACGTCTACACCTCGCCCCACCTGGTGCGGTACAACGAGCGCATCCGGCTGGCGGGCAAGCTGATCGACGACGACACGCTGGTCTCGACCCTGCGCGATGTGCTCCAGATCAACAACGGCGCGCCGATCACGGTGTTCGAAATCCTGACGGCTGCCGCCTTCCTCGCCTTCTCCCGCACGCCCGCCGATGCCTGCGTGCTGGAGGTGGGCATGGGCGGGCGGCTGGATGCCACCAACGTGGTGCGCCGGCCCGCCGCCTGCGGCATCGCCCAGCTGGGGCTGGACCATACCAGTTTCCTCGGCTCGACCATTCTCGACATCGCCGCGGAAAAGGCGGGCATCGCCAAGCAGGGGGTGCCGTTGGTGCTCTCCCGCTATCCGCGCACGGTGACGGCACGCATCGGCGAAGTGGCAGGGCTGGCGGGGGCAAAGCTGGTGCTGCGCGGGCAGGACTGGGACGCCACCCTCTACAACGACGCCTTTCACTACAAGGACAGCCACGGCAAGCTGGACCTCACCCCGCCGCGCCTTATCGGCGCGCACCAGATCGACAATGCCGGGCTCGCCATCGCCATGCTGCGCCATCAAAGCCAGGTCCATGTGCCCGATGCCGCCTTCCGCGCGGGGCTGGGCTGGGCGGACTGGCCGGCCCGTCTGCAGCGAATCGCCACCGGTCCGCTCTATGATCTGCTGCCCAAGGGGGCGGAGTTATGGCTGGACGGCGGGCACAACCCGCTCGCCGGGCGCATGCTGGCGGACCGCTTCCGTGGCCACAACCTCGCCGAGCGGCCGTTCTATCTGGTGGTCGGCATGCTCACCACCAAGGATGCGGCCGGTTTCCTGCGTCCCTTCGCCAGCCGGGCGACGGCGCTTTACGCCGTGCCGATCGAGGGGCACGAGCACTTCTCTCCCGTCGATCTCGCCGCCATGGCCGAGGCCATCGGCCTGCCCGGCCAGCCCGCCGACAGCGTGGCGGCAGCGCTGAAAGCCATCGCCAACGGGGCGGATCGGCAGCGCCCGCCCGTGGTGCTGGTCTGCGGCTCGCTTTATGTGGCGGGCCGGGTGCTGGAAGAGTCGGGGCTGATCCCGGCCTGA
- a CDS encoding phosphoribosylanthranilate isomerase: protein MAPDVKICGLTTRESILAAVGAGATHVGFVFFPKSPRNISLEAASGLRGVLPSKVKLVALLVDAPDALTAQVVAAARPDVLQLHGQEGPERVAEVRRRFGLETWKAMGVRTSADVAAAQGFAGAADLLLFDAKPPTPPAGETAVPGGTGVRFDWRLVQNLRLDARWGLAGGLDAQSVGEAIRLTRPHLVDVSSGVEDAPGVKSVAKIEAFIKAARNP, encoded by the coding sequence ATGGCACCGGACGTCAAGATTTGCGGACTGACCACGCGGGAGAGCATCCTTGCTGCCGTGGGGGCGGGCGCGACTCACGTCGGCTTCGTGTTCTTTCCCAAAAGCCCGCGTAACATCAGCCTGGAGGCGGCGAGCGGCCTGCGGGGCGTCCTGCCCTCCAAGGTGAAGCTGGTGGCGCTGCTGGTGGATGCGCCCGACGCGCTGACGGCGCAGGTGGTGGCCGCCGCGCGCCCGGATGTGCTGCAACTCCATGGGCAGGAAGGGCCGGAGCGGGTGGCGGAGGTTCGCCGCCGGTTCGGACTGGAAACCTGGAAGGCCATGGGGGTTCGCACCTCCGCCGATGTGGCGGCGGCGCAAGGTTTCGCGGGCGCGGCCGATCTCTTGCTGTTCGATGCGAAACCTCCTACACCGCCAGCAGGCGAGACGGCCGTGCCGGGCGGCACCGGCGTCCGCTTCGACTGGCGGCTGGTGCAGAACCTTCGTCTGGATGCCCGTTGGGGGCTGGCAGGCGGGCTGGATGCACAAAGCGTTGGCGAGGCCATTCGGCTCACCCGGCCGCATCTCGTGGATGTTTCATCAGGCGTCGAGGACGCGCCGGGAGTAAAATCGGTGGCCAAGATCGAAGCCTTCATCAAGGCAGCGCGCAACCCATGA
- the pyrF gene encoding orotidine-5'-phosphate decarboxylase yields MRNPIFCALDVPEVDAALALGRRIAPHVGGLKLGLEFFCAVGPEGIRRVAEEAGLPVFLDLKFHDIPNTVAGAVRSVMALRPAILTVHATGGRAMLEAAGNAAREEAAKLGVEAPKVVAVTVLTSMDAGDLNAVGVAASPADQVARLAELVRDSGLDGTVCSPKEVALVKQVWPEAFTVVPGIRPAGAQVGDQKRVMGPREALAAGASVLVIGRPITEAGDPAAAAEAIASTIAS; encoded by the coding sequence ATGCGTAATCCGATTTTCTGCGCCCTCGATGTGCCCGAGGTGGACGCGGCGCTTGCCCTTGGCCGCCGCATCGCGCCGCATGTGGGCGGGCTGAAGCTGGGGCTGGAGTTCTTCTGCGCCGTGGGGCCGGAGGGCATCCGCCGCGTGGCCGAGGAAGCGGGCTTGCCCGTGTTCCTCGACCTCAAGTTTCACGACATCCCCAACACGGTGGCGGGCGCGGTGCGCTCGGTCATGGCGCTACGCCCCGCGATTCTAACCGTCCACGCCACCGGCGGCCGGGCGATGCTGGAAGCGGCGGGCAATGCTGCCCGAGAGGAAGCGGCGAAGCTGGGCGTCGAGGCGCCCAAGGTGGTGGCCGTCACCGTGCTCACCAGCATGGACGCGGGCGATCTCAATGCCGTGGGCGTTGCGGCCTCTCCCGCCGATCAGGTGGCGCGGCTGGCCGAACTGGTGCGCGACAGCGGGCTGGACGGCACGGTCTGCTCGCCCAAGGAAGTGGCGCTGGTGAAGCAGGTATGGCCGGAGGCGTTCACCGTGGTGCCGGGTATTCGCCCGGCGGGCGCGCAGGTGGGCGACCAGAAGCGGGTGATGGGCCCGCGCGAGGCCTTGGCGGCGGGCGCGAGCGTTCTGGTGATCGGGCGGCCGATCACGGAAGCGGGCGACCCCGCGGCAGCGGCCGAGGCGATTGCCAGCACGATCGCCAGCTAA
- the accD gene encoding acetyl-CoA carboxylase, carboxyltransferase subunit beta, with the protein MSWITRLRPKLNKFLERRDTPDNLWYKCRNCGKMIFRKDFLADLSVCHNCGYHERLTAGERLSQVFDDGACERLPLPAVPEDPLNFKDQKKYVDRLKAARATTGQDEAVAVAVGRIGGLESVVFVQDFSFMGGSMGLAVGEAFLTAARAAIQRRCPMIAFTAAGGARMQEGILSLMQMPRTTVGIEELKEARLPYIVVLTDPTTGGVTASYAMLGDIQLAEPGALIGFAGQRVIEQTIREKLPEGFQRSEYLYEHGMVDSVVHRRDLRSTLARIIGLLMLPKPAVRQSALAAS; encoded by the coding sequence ATGAGCTGGATTACGCGGCTGCGCCCCAAGCTGAACAAGTTTCTGGAGCGCCGGGATACGCCCGACAACCTCTGGTACAAATGCCGGAACTGCGGGAAGATGATTTTCCGCAAGGATTTCCTGGCCGACCTCTCGGTGTGCCATAACTGCGGCTACCACGAGCGGCTGACAGCTGGCGAGCGCCTCTCCCAGGTGTTCGACGACGGCGCGTGCGAGCGCCTGCCCCTGCCGGCGGTGCCCGAGGACCCGCTGAACTTCAAGGACCAGAAGAAGTACGTGGACCGGCTGAAGGCCGCCCGCGCCACCACCGGGCAGGACGAGGCCGTGGCCGTGGCTGTGGGCCGCATCGGCGGGCTTGAGTCCGTGGTGTTCGTGCAGGACTTCTCGTTCATGGGCGGCTCCATGGGTCTGGCCGTGGGCGAGGCGTTCCTCACCGCCGCCCGCGCCGCCATCCAGCGCCGCTGCCCGATGATCGCCTTCACCGCCGCTGGCGGCGCGCGCATGCAGGAAGGCATCCTCTCGCTCATGCAGATGCCGCGCACCACCGTGGGCATCGAGGAGCTGAAGGAAGCCCGTCTGCCCTACATCGTGGTGCTGACCGACCCGACCACCGGCGGCGTCACCGCCTCCTACGCCATGCTGGGCGATATCCAGCTGGCTGAGCCGGGCGCGCTCATCGGCTTTGCCGGCCAGCGCGTGATCGAGCAGACCATCCGAGAGAAGCTGCCCGAGGGCTTCCAGCGCTCCGAATACCTCTACGAGCACGGCATGGTGGACTCGGTGGTGCACCGCCGCGACCTGCGCTCGACGCTGGCCCGGATCATCGGCCTCCTGATGCTGCCCAAGCCGGCTGTCCGCCAATCGGCGCTCGCCGCCTCCTGA
- a CDS encoding DedA family protein — translation MFEWMTGLIERGGYFGIAALMFLENVFPPIPSELIMPSAGFQASQGSLSLAGAIVAGTAGSLLGALFWYLAGRYAGEERLKRWAARHGRWLTLTPKDVDKADDWFDRYNASAVFFGRLLPAIRTLISVPAGLFEMKPGPFLLYSALGTAIWSAALATAGYLLGNNYHAVADYLNPATNVILGSGLLYYLYRVVTWRKDQKRPG, via the coding sequence ATGTTTGAATGGATGACCGGCTTGATCGAGCGCGGCGGCTACTTCGGCATTGCCGCGCTGATGTTCCTTGAGAACGTTTTTCCGCCGATCCCTTCCGAACTTATCATGCCCTCGGCGGGCTTTCAGGCCAGCCAGGGGAGCCTCAGCCTGGCCGGGGCGATTGTCGCCGGTACGGCAGGCTCGCTGCTCGGCGCGCTGTTCTGGTATCTGGCGGGCCGCTATGCCGGGGAGGAGCGGCTGAAGCGCTGGGCCGCCCGCCATGGGCGCTGGCTGACGCTGACGCCGAAGGATGTGGACAAGGCCGACGACTGGTTCGATCGCTACAACGCCTCGGCGGTGTTTTTCGGGCGGTTGTTGCCCGCCATCCGCACGCTGATCTCGGTGCCTGCCGGGTTGTTCGAAATGAAGCCCGGCCCGTTTCTGCTCTATTCGGCCCTCGGCACGGCGATCTGGTCGGCTGCGCTGGCAACCGCGGGCTACCTCCTTGGTAACAACTACCACGCCGTGGCAGACTACCTGAACCCTGCCACCAACGTGATTCTGGGCAGCGGGCTGCTTTACTACCTTTACCGCGTCGTCACCTGGCGGAAGGACCAGAAGCGGCCCGGCTGA